One window of the Eucalyptus grandis isolate ANBG69807.140 chromosome 8, ASM1654582v1, whole genome shotgun sequence genome contains the following:
- the LOC104438145 gene encoding transcription factor MYB1: MGRRPCCAKEGLNRGIWTAGEDKILVDYIEAHGEGKWRDLPQRAGLKRCGKSCRLRWLNYLRPGIKRGNISMDEEELIIRLHKLLGNRWSLIAGRLPGRTDNEIKNHWNTNLSKKVQDQTHQNPVKRSNELEPRSETSKEESPSRLEPHPVIRTKAIRCTRVILPPPLMDQVASKATSVRNSNSETSSYTSSRQSDLSSHFLADFNIDDLLMSDEAQNLDSCFPLEGEKVNCYPSNFTLPAHDDAGCIRSEGLDRWRDNDEPFQPNGSFDFNSLASFLNSDDGCGLDE; the protein is encoded by the exons atgggaAGGAGGCCATGCTGTGCAAAAGAAGGGCTGAACAGAGGGATATGGACTGCTGGAGAAGACAAAATCCTCGTCGACTACATTGAAGCCCACGGCGAAGGGAAATGGCGGGACCTCCCTCAGCGAGCTG GGTTGAAACGTTGTGGGAAGAGTTGCAGATTAAGGTGGTTGAATTACTTAAGGCCAGGTATCAAGAGAGGAAACATCTCAATGGATGAAGAAGAGCTCATTATTAGACTGCATAAGCTCTTGGGCAACAG GTGGTCGTTAATAGCCGGAAGACTCCCCGGACGAACAGACAATGAAATAAAGAATCACTGGAACACCAACCTTAGCAAGAAGGTGCAGGATCAGACACATCAAAATCCTGTCAAGCGGTCCAACGAATTGGAACCTCGGAGCGAGACGTCGAAGGAAGAGTCGCCATCGAGGTTGGAGCCGCACCCAGTCATTCGAACAAAAGCAATCAGATGCACTAGGGTTATCCTCCCACCCCCACTGATGGATCAAGTAGCTAGCAAGGCAACTTCGGTTCGCAATTCGAACAGCGAGACCTCATCTTATACATCATCTCGTCAAAGTGACTTATCTTCCCACTTTCTGGCCGATTTCAACATCGACGACCTTTTGATGTCGGACGAAGCTCAAAATCTGGATTCGTGTTTCCCTCTCGAAGGGGAGAAGGTCAATTGCTATCCGTCCAATTTTACTCTTCCTGCGCATGATGATGCCGGATGCATCCGCTCGGAAGGACTTGACCGCTGGAGGGACAACGATGAGCCTTTTCAACCGAATGGAAGTTTCGATTTCAATTCATTGGCATCATTCCTTAATTCAGATGATGGATGCGGTTTAGATGAATAA